From Myxococcus guangdongensis:
CCAGGGCCTGGGCCTCCTCGGCCGGGCCGCGGGCCTCATCCTGCGCTCCCGCCGCCTCTTCGTGCTGTCCACCCTGTGCGCCGTCGTCACCGCCATCGCCCTGGTGGGCCTGGCCTGGCTGCTGTACCACTACGCCCCCCAGGCCCTGGGCTCCGTCTGGCCCCTGCCCGAGTCCTGGTACGGCCGGGGCGCCTGGTACACGGTGCTGGTGCTCGCGGGCCTGGTGCTCTGGGTGGTGGGCGCCAACATCGTCCCGCCCCTCCTGCTGGCCCCCCTGCAGGATCCGCTGTCGGAGGCCACCGAGGCCCTCTGTGGAGGAAACGACGGCCCACCCTTCACCCTGGCCGGCTTCGTGCGGGGCATCACCACGGGCCTCTTCCACACGCTCGCCCGGCTCTTCTTCCTGGTCGCCGGGCTGACGCTCCTGCTCCCCCTGCACCTCATCCCCGGGGTGGGCAGCGTGCTGTGGACGGTGCTCGGGGCCCTGTGGACGATGACCTGGATGGCGGGCGAGTTCCTGGCCGCCCCCATGACGCGCCACCTGTACCCCTTCGCCGAGGTGCGCCGGATGCTCCGCCAGCGCCGCGCCCTCTGCCTGGGCCTGGGGGCGGGCGTCTACGTCCTGCTCTGGGTGCCGATCCTCAATACGTTCTTCCTCCCGGTGGCCATCGTCGCGGGGACCCTCCTCTACCGGGGGTTCCTGAAGGCAGGCCTCCTGCCGCCCCCTCCCGGGGCCAGCCAGGGGGCGCTGCCCTGAAATAAACGCCTCCACCGACTGTCGGAGCCAACAGGGCGGGAACGCAGTGCCCGCCAGGGACGTTCTGCCTCTTCAGCGGAGAGTCGACGCCTTGAAGCACCAGAAAGCCGTGATTAGGCTTGCCCGGCCGCTTCAATGCCCAGCTACCGTTTCAAGGGTTCGGATTTTCTAGGCATTTCACGTCACACCCCGGAGCGCCGAACGGTGCTCCAGCTTGGATGAATCACATGCCGCGTTTTCTCCGCCGCATCTCCGCCGTAGCCGTGCTCCTCGGAGCATGGGCCCTCGTGGGCAGCCATCGCGCGCCGATACCGCTGATGATGGGCGCGGCCGAGGCCGGGCAGGCGCAGGGCACCTGGGACGGCAGCCTGCCCTCCGCGAAGGGCGAGAAGGCGCCGCATGACCTCAACAGCCTTCGCGTGCTGACCAAGGTCATCCTCTACGTGAAGGAGAACTACGTCGACCCCAAGCGCATCAAGCCGAAGGAGATGATGATCTCCTCGCTCGAGTACGTGGAGAAGAGCGTCCCGGACGTGCTGGTGGACGGCAACCCGGAGACGGGCAAGCTGTCGGTCAACGTCAACGGCAAGTCGCGCGAGTTCGACATCGCGCACGTCGACTCGCTGTGGAAGATGTCGTTCGCGCTCAAGGACGTCTTCGACTTCCTGTCGAAGAACATGCGCCCCATCGAGGACACGCGCGACATCGAGTACGCCGCCGTCAACGGCATGCTGTCCACCCTGGACCCGCACTCGGTGCTGCTGCGCCCGGAGCTGTACCGGGAGATGAAGCTGTCCACCAAGGGCGAGTTCGGCGGCCTGGGCTTCGTCATCCAGATGCGCGAGGGCAACCTCACCGTCGTCAAGGTGCTGCCCAAGACGCCCGCGCACCGCGCCGGCATCCAGAAGGATGACCGCATCAAGAAGATTGGCGAGGAGTCCACCGTCAACATGGACCTCAACGAGGCCGTGTCCAAGCTGCGCGGTCCGGTGGACAGCCGCATCACGATCACCGTGGAGCGCGACGGCTGGGAGAAGCCGCGGGTGATGACGGTGGCGCGCGCGATGATCTCCATCGAGAGCGTCCAGCACAAGATGCTCTCCGGGAACGTCGGCTACATCCGGCTGAAGAACTTCCAGGGCAACACCACGCGCGACCTGGAGGCGGGGCTGGGCGAGCTGCGCAAGCAGGCGGACGCCAAGGGCGGCTTCAAGGGCCTGGTGCTGGATTTGCGCGGCAACCCGGGCGGTCTGCTGGAGCAGGCCATCCAGGTGTCGGACACGTTCCTGTCGAGCGGCACCATCGTCGCGACGGTGGGCCTGTCGGACAAGCTGCGCGAGGAGAAGCGCGCGCGACCCACGGAGGGCGAGGACTCCTACCCCATCGCGGTGCTGGTGAACGCGGGCAGCGCGTCGGCGTCCGAAATCGTGGCGGGCGCGCTCAAGAACCTGAACCGCGGCGTCATCATCGGCCGGCAGACCTTCGGCAAGGGCAGCGTGCAG
This genomic window contains:
- a CDS encoding EI24 domain-containing protein — translated: MSPPSPIPTVSPQPRLSDFFQGLGLLGRAAGLILRSRRLFVLSTLCAVVTAIALVGLAWLLYHYAPQALGSVWPLPESWYGRGAWYTVLVLAGLVLWVVGANIVPPLLLAPLQDPLSEATEALCGGNDGPPFTLAGFVRGITTGLFHTLARLFFLVAGLTLLLPLHLIPGVGSVLWTVLGALWTMTWMAGEFLAAPMTRHLYPFAEVRRMLRQRRALCLGLGAGVYVLLWVPILNTFFLPVAIVAGTLLYRGFLKAGLLPPPPGASQGALP